CATTTTGTAGATCTCGATAAAATGTGGGGTTTAATTTTAGGGCTATATAACCACCCGATATTTGGCTGACTAACCTAATTAAGTCTGCCTATATGTGGTATATACATGTTGTGTGCTCAACCCCTACTCATTTGATTTCataattttacaatatttttatatacttaaaTATTATATAGCTAAAATAACACATAGAATAGGATTGTGTTGTATCTTTACCAGGCATATACATTGTGTATATCTAACTGCCTTAGTTACAGATTATTGACCACACAAAAGCTGTTGATATTCATTCtgttaaaacatttagaaaatcaTGCATAATGAAAATCAGTTTCTAAGCATCTGATTATGTTATCTCAGAGGTTAACACTGTGAAGATGAGCCACTCAAGTGTGCTGTCTACCTCTAAAATAATGAATCTATTTTCAGCTAGCTGAGATATTGATTGAAACTGGTACACGTATTTTACAATACCTTCACTTCATGTGTTAAACTTCATGTGTTTATCAtgtgttttgtaatatttcaatGGAGGTTAATGGCAGATTGCCTGTTATCCAAGCAAAGTTGTATTTTCATTAATAAATAGATGTAAAGTTAACTTTTATAATATTTCAATAGAGGTAGTGGCCAGGTTGCTTGTTAcctaaaagaaaattgtattttcattAATGATAAATAGATGTGGTTTACCCTATAAAAGTGTGATTTTTAGAGTGgtcatgaaataatttattagcaGGAATATGCTGTTTTTATTGACAATCGtatgcatatttttcttaatagtATGATACTCTAAGGGAAAAGATTAATTTCAATTATAATCTGGTTGTGTTATCTTTCTTGGGTATTGGGTTTTCTACACTTATATTtacaacagcttgaagagtcaTTGCTGCAAGAGATTTATATTTAAATCATAAATTGATTAAGAACACCTAAGTTGTGTTTACCTATCTATATGAAAATTCAAAGCTTATGGTATTCGGAGTTGTTTGTACGAAACAGTGAAAAAGATTTACAATGACAGTGCTTTGTTTATGCatgtccttttcttttgttacaaATGGGCAAACTTGGAAATTGTCTACAATCCACTGGGTCAAACACTTGCTTAATGCATGTGATATCCATCTACTTTGGTAAAACTCCCCTTCCACAccccctgcacacacacaaattatgcAGAGGAATTGGGCTGAATAGCAGGGGATAACAGGTGAAGATTCCtgcagttttttcccctccttttCTCGACTCATGTTCATGACTTACGTAATGCCAGTCTGTGACTTAAGTGGGGTGCACAGTGAGTATTGTTCATTCAAATGTTTCTCATGCAATAGATCTCAGCTGGTAGTTACATAGTTTCTGGCCAAATCTGGATAAAAACATACCTCTTTGCAGAACTTATACTAATTTGAGCCTTTTAAATTGAGAAAGCATGGAGTGACAAAACAGCAGACATGATTTGACATCTGGACTATAAAAACATGATGACTCGCTGTTTACAACACTGCTGATTTTGTAATCAACCAGACATCAAAGCTAACAACTATTATTGGTTTTCAAACATTAGTGATATACTTTTACAAGTGTGAGATCAGAAAAAGATCATAATTAAAGTTACattgatatttataaaatttacttcTCTGGTTTAGCAGAGCCTAAAAATGTTCAACATTTTAAACTCAGTGCTCGGTCTTGAATCCCTTACATTTCATGGATGGGAAACACTTGGTAGGAAAGATTTCTTTCCTAATGGAAGACCACAGGATGACCCAGAAGCTTATACTGATATTCCACCTGTTTAGCACCAAGTTTTTTCAAGGTGTCAGCCTAGTGGATGCTTATAGAGGCAAGTTTGGCAGATTTAGGTGtttatgtcatatttttttattctagcTTATTTCACCTTTATAGCAATATTAGTGATAGTATggaacacattttataaaaaaattcccaGCATCTGTTCTTAAATTAATTACATACTGTTTGCAAACGTGTAGTCAGTATTGTCTGTTTAATGAGCTCTGAAGTGGGCAGTTGTGGTCATGACCTTGGGGTTTTCCTGAGGCAACACAGTGGTATGCTAGCTTCACATTCTGATGTCTTAAGATTTTTGGGAGGGGGATGTTTATGATGCTCAAACTTCAAAAAGCATAATGTCTTGTCTGTGGATGTTAAAGTTGGGGGATGGGTGGGTGTATGTTCttgcatatatgtgtgcatttttgcattatttaagaacagaaataaatatatttacttttttctgttctttgctcttctTTTAACCATGTATGACATATTTTCCCCTGAGAAGTAACTTTATCATGTAACAAATGTAATGTATTAAATTTCTAGATATGTACTTGATCTGCTTTTATATACAGCTTTCTGTTCATCCCAGTACTAACATCCACCAGATAATGTAAAGATAGATAAATACACAAACTTCTTGCTTATTTAAAGATAAAGAGTAAAACATCTTTACTCTCCACATTTACAATTGTAAAATCGGTATTGTCACAATAAatggtaacagaataagcagtAAAGAATGATGATAACGGAGCAAAAAGTGAACATGtcagtatatattttattatgaataCCAGCATTACATCTCATTCTCTGACATTCTAACAAGTCCAACAATGTCACAGACACAACCACTCAATACTATAATGTGAACAAATATGTCTGGTGGTATGTAATCTACTGATGTGGTATAGATTAATGACTGTGTGAAGCACTCAATAACTTCTAGGAAGCATACACTCATTACATTCATCATCTGTCGATGAAAAGTTTCatataaatcataataaattGGTGTCAGCAGGAGGCTTCAATTTTAATTTGCTTGGCAAAGTTtaagtatttcattttttcattttttactttatgtatgAATACATATTAAACTGAAATGTTCACCCCTCCCTGGCATGATGTATATGAACACttttcaaagactttttttaaaagtagcttgGTTCTCTTAAATCTTGAAATTCCTTGTTTTAAACACACAGGACatccacaaaagaaacaatgCTACCCCATCTTGAAATTTAGAAAAAGAGGAAGgacttttacaaacattttacagctTGTAGCCTAAAGTACTtcagtaataaaataatctgaacaTTTTTAGCACCTTCGAGTGATCTAACAAATTTTGCAGATGtagaaaactaattttactgTCCTCTTAATGTAAAAGTAATTAGGTAATGGTTATTTAATGATTAAGCATTAACATTTTTGAAGTGGCTGGACTATAAGACATATCCAATAAAATCTTAATTGtatttaatgttaataaagCCTTccatgagttttaaaaaaattgaacacaGGTACACATTAATCTTGCTCATTCTCACTCCATCATATTCACACAAAACTCTGTCTCTAAcaaatgcacatgcatgcaagtgcgcacacacacaaacaccccccacacacacacacagattgtcTGACTGAtggaagacagacagagaaggaaagcATAGactacacacactctctcacctATCTACAAACATATGTATATTTGTGGACTGATCATTTATCAGTCTTTTTCACAGTAGGCTTGTCTCCTCTACAATCTGGACAATACCATTTTCCTTTGGGTTTTGTTGTAAGTCCAACACAGTTAAAATGGAACCACTCCAGTTTACAGTCATTATTGTCACAACCAATCATCTCTCCATAGGAAACCTGATTACACACACAGTAAGTAGGTTCATTAGGGTCGATAACAAATTCAAGCGCTGAATCATCTCGCTCTTTCTTCACAGTCTTgcgctttttctttttcttggaacttgttcctttgtctttctcttcctgctGGAAAAGAAATCACATGGCACAACTGAATGATAAAagtacactttaaaaataaaaattgcaataaaatgcaTAGATAAATTGTCAGATCATCAGTTTACACAAAGTTATATCGGTTAATCTGTGGCTATAATTTTCTCTGCAGTGGACCAAATCACATTTACTCAACTACTGCATGTTCTCAAAAATGTGGTGTGTTTGTCACATAAAACCTTTAATTGTTAGGAGTTGGAGCAGAATGAGGACTGGGTTCAAAAGGTATGTGTGCACACAAGGAGATAGTTTGACAGGTGCAAGTATGTTGTGCTGACCTTTGTATCCTCTTGTGGAGGTTCCCCTGCTTTCTGCCGACGCTGGCGTTTGGCACCTGGCTTCTCTATTCTTTCTGGCTCAGGCTGCTTAACTTCTTTACGCACAACAACTACTTCTTCCTTCTCCTGCTCTCGTGTGGAGCCTGGCTCTGtgcatgataaaaaaaaaaaatcacacatgtATGGCAAAACACCAAATATAACTACTTTCTTTCTTACAGGACTTAAAGAAAGTTGTTACCTTTGCTATgtcatttactttattatttatatttactccTTACTCCTGTGATGTctataaagaatatttaaattatcTGGAATTGAGTGTACATCTTCAGCCACAACACAGGTTGACAATGATTTGAAGTATAtaatattgtatttaaaaaaatataaaacatttgaaacattCAGTCATCTAccacagttcttttttttttcatttcaagtaGACTAGCTTGAACGATTtctgcaaggaaaaataaagtacCCTCCCTGGCTGAACTCCTTACATAATACTACAACAGTCTTTTTATCTCTCCACCATTAACCGAAAACAACCAATCTCTTGTTTGGGGGGAGGTAAGAGTGGTGACACAAGTAGGATACATGATCTATAGTTAAGGATAACTCTTGTGGGAAATCTGTTCAGCTACAAGAGGGTGGTGAAAAACTGTTGACAAGATAATGAGCTGATGCCGTATTTCCTAACATCTCAGCATCAAACTAAAGTAGTGACTACTTACCAAGGTTTTCCCTAGTCTGCTCCAACAAACGTGTGCGATTTTCAATATGTTCTGTTATGACTGAAAGGAGAGCCAACTTTTCATCACCAATCTCTTGACATTTGACAAGAGCTCTGTGTGTACtgataaagcttttttttctgggtGCTCCTCCATCTGTACCCGTTCCTTGCAAGAACAGTGTGCAATGTTGCTCAAGATCTTGCAAGTATTCTGCCAattgatgaaaaacaaatcaataagTTGCTAGGTCAATGCGTTCATTGTTACTATAAACTGTCAGCAACTGCCAACTGTGCCCCCactgctttatatatatatagtaagcatataaaattgtatttttttaatcaccgGGGTATTAGAGAACCCAAATGACTGATACTTGATTTACTGATATTATAAACACTGTACAACACAGTAAAtgaaatttcaagaaatattttcaataaaattattgtacatCATCTTTAACATGTGACACACATATGTGTATTCCTGCACATGACAGATGCAACATCCAGAATTTTTTACACCAATTTCTTTGTTCACTGTTCTCTGCTTTGTTATTATATGAAAAAGAATAATGGCGTAAGAACCTGGCTGAATTATTTTCcaaagaagatttaaaaaattaattctctGAGTATCTGTATATTAAATGGTGCTAATACCAGAGAGGCAAGGTCTAGACAGCTAATAAAATACACTATCTGCTAGACTGCTTATACAGGCTAGTGTACTTGCATGAACTTTTCATCACTATCAATGCTATTCTAACCTGGCATGGAACAACGCTGTCAAAAGAACATGTTCGTAAAGCTGAACACattttctgccatttttgtaAGCCTCTTCTGTTATAACTCcataacacatttattttattctgtgcaACCATTCTGAAACTAGGTGTCTACAATTCTGCCTGCattcttt
This is a stretch of genomic DNA from Pomacea canaliculata isolate SZHN2017 linkage group LG3, ASM307304v1, whole genome shotgun sequence. It encodes these proteins:
- the LOC112559308 gene encoding inhibitor of growth protein 2-like isoform X2, with the translated sequence MSVLNHTNHAAVEALCAGTYLESYLDTMESLPDDLQRNVTMLRELDIQAKEYLQDLEQHCTLFLQGTGTDGGAPRKKSFISTHRALVKCQEIGDEKLALLSVITEHIENRTRLLEQTRENLEPGSTREQEKEEVVVVRKEVKQPEPERIEKPGAKRQRRQKAGEPPQEDTKEEKDKGTSSKKKKKRKTVKKERDDSALEFVIDPNEPTYCVCNQVSYGEMIGCDNNDCKLEWFHFNCVGLTTKPKGKWYCPDCRGDKPTVKKTDK
- the LOC112559308 gene encoding inhibitor of growth protein 1-like isoform X1, encoding MSVLNHTNHAAVEALCAGTYLESYLDTMESLPDDLQRNVTMLRELDIQAKEYLQDLEQHCTLFLQGTGTDGGAPRKKSFISTHRALVKCQEIGDEKLALLSVITEHIENRTRLLEQTRENLEPGSTREQEKEEVVVVRKEVKQPEPERIEKPGAKRQRRQKAGEPPQEDTKQEEKDKGTSSKKKKKRKTVKKERDDSALEFVIDPNEPTYCVCNQVSYGEMIGCDNNDCKLEWFHFNCVGLTTKPKGKWYCPDCRGDKPTVKKTDK